The genome window AATTCGTTCATTTGATAGGAGATGCTTGCACCACCATAAACAGTCACAACCCGTGTTTTAGGCATGTGGACCGAGAATTTACGAAGGTCATCAGCGATTTGGCAAGCCAGCTCACGTGTTGGAGCAAGAATAAGTCCAGATGGTCGGCGACCACCCTGAGTGCGGGCCAAAAGTGGAAGACCGAAGGCAGCAGTTTTACCTGTACCGGTCTTAGCAACAACAACCATACCCTCTTCGCAATTAAGAGCGACTGGAATAGCTTGTTCCTGAACGGGAGTTGGTTTTTCGAAACCAATCTCGCTAAGGGCTTGAGTTAATGCTTCGGGGAGTCCTAGATCTGAGAATGAACACATAGTTCTTACTTTCGGTAAAACGTCTAACAAAATCGGCAAAGGGAATCGTTGTGAGCAACTTTTACCAGCCTTTGATTTTGCTGGACATTTGCCCGGTATCTCTGAGGCTGCGTGTAGTCGCGCAAACCAAGTTTGTCTAGTTAAATCCGCAAGAATAATGGTTTTTGCAAGATCTTAAGCGCAAATCTACCTTTTGGCGGGAAAATTTCCGCCTATATATAAGGTATAGTCCTGCCCCCGAAACGAGGAGAGAGTTTCTATTTTCTAATAATTCTAGATGCTTAGAGATTAATCCCGGTGACGAGCGTTGATATAAGCCCGCTCGGTAATATCATGATACTTTGCGATGCTGTCACGAAATGCCTTAAATGACGCGTATACCTTCTTACCCATTTCCGTTTTATTGGCTTCCTCTTCGACCACTTGTCCTGAGAGGGTGTAGAGTTCTTTAAGAACTTCATCTGGATAAGGACGAAGCTCTACTTTGTGCTCGTTCACCAAAGTATCGAGGCTTGAGGCGTTTCGAGCCGTAAATTCATCAAGCATATCCTGGTTAGCATCTCGAGCAGCCACCCGGACAATCGCCTGCAGATCACTTGGTAGTTCAGCCATGGCCTTTTGGTTGATCATCATCTCAAGGGTTGCGCCCGGTTCATGCCAACCTGGGTAGTAGTAATACTTCGCTGCCTTAAAAAAACCGAAGGCAAGGTCGTTATAAGGACCAACCCACTCTGTTGCATCGATGGCTCCAGTTTGCAGCGCGGTAAAGACTTCCCCGCCAGGCAACATCACGGGTAACCCGCCTGCTCGTCTAAGAACTTCACCACCCAAACCCGGGATACGCATCTTTAAACCCTTGAGGTCTTCCATGCTTTTGATTTCTTTATTGAACCAGCC of Deltaproteobacteria bacterium contains these proteins:
- the dctP gene encoding TRAP transporter substrate-binding protein DctP codes for the protein GWFNKEIKSMEDLKGLKMRIPGLGGEVLRRAGGLPVMLPGGEVFTALQTGAIDATEWVGPYNDLAFGFFKAAKYYYYPGWHEPGATLEMMINQKAMAELPSDLQAIVRVAARDANQDMLDEFTARNASSLDTLVNEHKVELRPYPDEVLKELYTLSGQVVEEEANKTEMGKKVYASFKAFRDSIAKYHDITERAYINARHRD